A single window of Flagellimonas maritima DNA harbors:
- a CDS encoding alpha/beta fold hydrolase, whose protein sequence is MPFITNKTAKEPVDIFYEDYGEGQPVILIHGWPLSQKSWEQQVWKIVEEGYRCISYDRRGFGISSAPWEAYDYSSLASDLNTIIEKLDLKECVIVGFSMGGGEVVRYLTDYGTERIDKAALISSIVPLVKQKDDNPNGVPEEALNDIKEALQNDRVGFLKNFHKGFYNYDGNTDRISEAQLEYDFIIASHASPRATIQAALAWMHTDFRPELKNVTVPTLIVHGDADETVPIATSAEQAAKGISDNRFEIIKGGPHGLNITHAEELNTILIDFLKS, encoded by the coding sequence ATGCCATTTATAACAAATAAAACAGCCAAGGAACCCGTTGATATTTTTTATGAGGACTATGGGGAAGGGCAACCCGTAATCCTAATTCATGGGTGGCCTCTTAGCCAAAAGTCTTGGGAACAACAGGTCTGGAAAATTGTGGAGGAAGGATATCGCTGCATTTCGTACGACCGTAGGGGATTTGGGATTTCTTCCGCACCGTGGGAAGCTTATGATTACTCTTCACTTGCCAGTGATCTGAACACCATTATAGAAAAGCTTGATTTAAAGGAGTGTGTAATCGTCGGTTTTTCTATGGGCGGCGGGGAGGTCGTTCGTTACTTGACAGATTATGGTACCGAACGTATTGACAAGGCCGCATTGATTAGCTCCATAGTTCCTTTGGTCAAGCAAAAAGATGATAACCCCAACGGTGTGCCCGAGGAAGCGCTCAATGACATTAAGGAAGCGCTACAAAACGACCGTGTCGGGTTTTTGAAAAACTTCCATAAGGGATTTTATAATTATGACGGCAATACGGATAGAATATCGGAGGCACAATTGGAATATGACTTTATTATAGCTTCGCATGCCTCGCCCCGTGCCACCATCCAAGCCGCACTCGCTTGGATGCATACCGATTTTAGGCCAGAACTCAAGAACGTTACCGTCCCCACGCTTATCGTTCACGGCGATGCCGACGAAACTGTACCCATCGCAACTTCGGCCGAACAAGCGGCGAAGGGCATTTCAGATAACAGGTTTGAAATTATTAAGGGCGGTCCGCACGGCCTGAACATCACCCATGCGGAGGAGCTTAACACGATTTTAATAGATTTTTTAAAAAGCTGA
- a CDS encoding M23 family metallopeptidase gives MRKFCIIIILIIAVVSCKKLTEATDLITRPSAREVYARNFEGDTVIFPKWERAFKKGLRDSLQIALPYLEKGLFRPANMTVHSYTVILKEGENFMLSVETDSIDEKVFLDVFDWTPAEPNQSKKIIENRPGEKSISFYVKKSGVYKILVQPEISLYSNFKILAKRNPSYAFPVLGKGNRSIQSFWGAPKGGGTRSHKGIDIFAKRGTPIIAVVKGSVSSVGERGLGGKQVWLSDGLFGNSLYYAHLDSIAVRSGQRVQIGDTLGFVGNTGNAKTTSPHLHFGIYKRFGGAVDPLPFVKKQEPISDFDLVASIPLENGIISSGKANLRVSNSSKAKKVGELVRRDSVTVMGLTKDWTHVLTKEGQKAFLYRSLISPY, from the coding sequence ATGCGTAAATTTTGTATCATTATCATCTTGATTATAGCCGTGGTCTCCTGCAAAAAATTGACGGAAGCCACGGATCTTATCACCAGGCCCTCGGCACGGGAGGTTTATGCAAGAAATTTTGAAGGGGACACCGTTATTTTTCCGAAATGGGAACGGGCCTTTAAAAAAGGCTTGCGGGATAGCCTTCAAATTGCCTTGCCTTATCTGGAAAAAGGATTGTTCCGACCGGCGAACATGACCGTTCACAGCTATACTGTTATATTGAAAGAGGGAGAGAACTTTATGCTGAGCGTTGAAACCGATTCAATCGATGAGAAGGTGTTCTTGGATGTTTTTGATTGGACCCCCGCTGAACCGAATCAATCCAAGAAAATCATTGAAAATCGACCTGGCGAAAAATCCATCTCATTTTATGTTAAGAAATCCGGAGTATATAAAATCTTGGTTCAACCTGAAATCTCGCTATATTCAAATTTTAAAATACTCGCAAAGCGAAATCCAAGCTATGCTTTCCCTGTTCTTGGGAAAGGAAACCGTTCAATCCAAAGTTTCTGGGGCGCTCCCAAGGGTGGAGGCACTCGCTCCCATAAGGGTATCGATATTTTTGCCAAACGGGGTACACCCATAATTGCCGTTGTCAAGGGCAGTGTTTCTTCTGTAGGCGAGCGTGGCCTGGGCGGTAAACAGGTCTGGCTTTCTGATGGACTTTTTGGCAATTCATTGTATTATGCACATTTGGACAGTATTGCTGTCCGTTCGGGCCAGAGGGTACAGATAGGGGATACTTTGGGATTTGTTGGAAATACTGGAAATGCCAAAACCACTTCCCCACATTTACATTTTGGAATCTATAAAAGGTTCGGTGGAGCAGTAGACCCTCTGCCGTTTGTAAAAAAACAAGAGCCGATCAGTGATTTTGACCTAGTTGCCTCAATTCCACTGGAAAATGGTATCATCTCATCCGGAAAGGCCAATTTGAGGGTATCCAACTCGTCCAAAGCAAAAAAAGTCGGTGAATTGGTCAGAAGGGATTCCGTGACGGTAATGGGCCTAACCAAAGATTGGACGCATGTTCTTACCAAGGAAGGCCAGAAAGCCTTTTTATACAGATCACTTATAAGTCCTTATTAA
- a CDS encoding sigma-70 family RNA polymerase sigma factor has protein sequence MRQLKITKQITNRDTKSLEKYFQEISKIDLITAEEEVELARKIRDGDQIALNKLVNANLRFVVSAAKQYQGNGLRLSDLINEGNLGLVKAAQRFDETRGFKFISYAVWWIRQGILQAISEQSRMVRLPLNKISEISKIKKVYSSLEQMYQRPPSAVEIARELDMSTAQVKLAMKNSGRHLSMDAPFEEGESSNLYNVIKSKGTTSPDAKVMNDSLKTDINQVLNTLPSRESEIIRLYYGLGERNPKSLSEIGELFDITRERVRQIREKAIRILRKKSRNEVLLAYL, from the coding sequence ATGAGGCAATTAAAGATTACCAAACAAATCACGAACAGGGATACCAAATCATTGGAAAAGTACTTTCAAGAAATATCAAAAATTGATTTGATTACCGCAGAAGAAGAAGTGGAACTGGCCAGAAAAATTCGTGATGGTGACCAAATTGCCCTTAACAAATTAGTAAACGCCAACTTGCGTTTTGTGGTTTCCGCAGCCAAACAATACCAAGGGAACGGTCTACGGCTTTCCGACCTGATCAATGAAGGAAACCTGGGATTGGTGAAAGCGGCCCAGCGCTTTGACGAAACACGGGGCTTCAAATTTATCTCATACGCCGTATGGTGGATTCGCCAAGGAATATTACAGGCGATTTCCGAACAATCGCGTATGGTGCGGTTGCCCTTGAACAAAATCAGCGAAATCAGCAAGATAAAGAAAGTGTACTCTTCTTTGGAACAGATGTACCAACGTCCCCCCAGTGCGGTTGAGATTGCCAGGGAATTGGACATGAGTACCGCCCAGGTAAAACTGGCGATGAAAAATTCTGGAAGGCACCTGTCCATGGACGCTCCTTTTGAGGAAGGGGAATCCTCCAATTTGTACAACGTGATAAAATCAAAGGGAACAACCAGCCCAGATGCCAAAGTGATGAACGATTCGCTTAAAACCGATATTAATCAAGTACTGAACACACTCCCAAGCAGGGAAAGTGAAATTATACGGCTTTACTACGGTCTTGGGGAACGAAACCCAAAGAGCTTGAGCGAAATAGGCGAACTTTTTGACATAACCAGGGAGCGCGTAAGACAGATCAGGGAAAAAGCCATCCGTATTCTCAGGAAAAAATCCCGCAATGAAGTTTTGCTGGCTTATCTGTAA